Below is a genomic region from Candidatus Schekmanbacteria bacterium.
ACGAGGAAGGCGTTGACTACAAAGCAATCTCCGAAAAATATATTGAAGAATATTACAAAGATATGAGAGCACTCAATATTAGAGATGCAGATGTTGAGCCGAGGGCTACTCAATTTATAGACAAAATGATTGAGATGGTATCAGGGTTGATTGAAAAGGGATTTGCCTATGAAATAGACGGAAGTGTCTATTTCGAGGTGGAGAAATTCAGAGGATATGGAAAACTTTCAGGAAAAAATCTTGATGAGCTTCAAGCAGGTGCAAGAGTTGCAGTCGATGAAGAAAAAAGGAATCCCCTTGATTTTGCTCTTTGGAAAAAATCAAAAGAAAATGAACCTGCTTGGGATTCCCCTTGGGGTAAGGGGCGTCCCGGCTGGCATATTGAATGCTCTGTAATGGGAATGAATATTCTTGGCGAAACTTTTGATATCCATGGCGGAGGGAAGGACCTAATCTTTCCCCATCACGAAAATGAAATTGCTCAGTCGGAATCATTTAGCGGCAAACCTTTTGTAAAATATTGGATGCACAATGGCTTCGTGAATATCGATGAAGAGAAGATGTCCAAATCTTTGGGAAATTTCTTTACAATTAGAGATATACTAAAAAGCTATCCTGCTGAAGCATTGAGACTTTTTCTGCTTTCTACTCATTATAGAAATCCAATCAATTTTTCTGAAGAGAATATTAAAAATGCCTGCGCAAGTTTAGACCGCATATATACTACTCTTGGCATGCTCAGAGATAAAGGTGTCAATATCGAAGCACAGAAGGAAAGATTGGATTCAGTCAAAGGTAAAGGCAAGAGAGACGCATCTTCTTTTATGAAGTCCTTTGAAGAAGCAATGGATGATGATTTCAATACTGCCCTTGCCATCGGTCGGCTTTTTGAATATGTAAAGGAAATCAATAAGAGTGCTTCATCCTTAGATGCAACGAAGAGTAATAATAGGGGAAAGCTTGCAAACTCCTGTGCTGAGATTTTAATGGCAGGGAAGATACTTGGCATACTTTCACATACGCCTGATGAATGGTTCAAAAAAGCCCGCACCACACAGCAGTTGGATACTCTTTCAGAAGAAGAAATAGAGGAGCTCATTGCAAAGAGAAGCGAAGCAAGACAACAAAAGAATTGGGCTGAAGCCGATAGAATTAGGGATGAATTAAAGAGCAAAGGTATAATCTTGGAAGATGGTCCGCAAGGGACAACATGGAAGAAAGCCTGATAGGGCTGCTCTCAAAAAAAAGGAAATCATTTACGGTCTCAATCCTGTCAAGGAATCAATAAGAGCGGGAAAAAGAAAAATCTTTTCCATATATCTGCTGAAAAGAAGAAGTGATTTTTTTCACAATATCATTGAGGAAGCTGAAAGGAAAAATATCAGAATAATTTTTTCTGATGAAAGAGAAATAGAAAAAATGGCTTCTTCTTCGACGCATCAAGGTATTGCCGCAGAAATCTCGCCTTATCCATATTTATCAATAGACGATTTTTTGAAGGAAGTTTCGGACAAGGAAGATTCTTTTGTTCTCTTCTTGGATGGGATTACTGATCCGATGAATTTTGGCTCTATAATACGAAGTGCTCTACTTTTCGGTGTTGATTATATCGTAACAGAAGAACGAAATTGCGCGCCTGTTACAGCCACTGTGTGCAAAGCATCAGCAGGCGCTGTTGAACATATGAAAATTGTTGTAGTTACAAATCTTGTAAAATTGGCTGAAAGATTAAAAGATATTGGATTCTGGATTTATGGCGCTGATGCTGAAGCATCACATTCGATTCGGGAGATGGATTTCCCCAAAAAGAAGGTCATTGTATTGGGAAGTGAGGGCAAAGGTATAAGGCGGCTACTAAAAACAGTTTGTGATGACCTCTTCTTTATTCCTACTACAAGAGTTATCGATTCTCTAAATGTTTCA
It encodes:
- a CDS encoding cysteine--tRNA ligase; its protein translation is MSITLYNTLARKKEELVPIEKGKVGMYVCGVTVYDVCHIGHARSSAAFDTIRNYLEYKGYDVTFVKNFTDIDDKIINRANEEGVDYKAISEKYIEEYYKDMRALNIRDADVEPRATQFIDKMIEMVSGLIEKGFAYEIDGSVYFEVEKFRGYGKLSGKNLDELQAGARVAVDEEKRNPLDFALWKKSKENEPAWDSPWGKGRPGWHIECSVMGMNILGETFDIHGGGKDLIFPHHENEIAQSESFSGKPFVKYWMHNGFVNIDEEKMSKSLGNFFTIRDILKSYPAEALRLFLLSTHYRNPINFSEENIKNACASLDRIYTTLGMLRDKGVNIEAQKERLDSVKGKGKRDASSFMKSFEEAMDDDFNTALAIGRLFEYVKEINKSASSLDATKSNNRGKLANSCAEILMAGKILGILSHTPDEWFKKARTTQQLDTLSEEEIEELIAKRSEARQQKNWAEADRIRDELKSKGIILEDGPQGTTWKKA
- the rlmB gene encoding 23S rRNA (guanosine(2251)-2'-O)-methyltransferase RlmB: MVRKGQHGRKPDRAALKKKEIIYGLNPVKESIRAGKRKIFSIYLLKRRSDFFHNIIEEAERKNIRIIFSDEREIEKMASSSTHQGIAAEISPYPYLSIDDFLKEVSDKEDSFVLFLDGITDPMNFGSIIRSALLFGVDYIVTEERNCAPVTATVCKASAGAVEHMKIVVVTNLVKLAERLKDIGFWIYGADAEASHSIREMDFPKKKVIVLGSEGKGIRRLLKTVCDDLFFIPTTRVIDSLNVSAAASVILSHLYSFKK